A DNA window from Chryseobacterium sp. MEBOG06 contains the following coding sequences:
- the blaIND gene encoding IND family subclass B1 metallo-beta-lactamase — translation MKKSIPFFIISMLLSTFASAQVRDFVIEPQIKPNFYIYKTFGVFGGKEYSTNAVYLITKKGVVLFDVPWQKTQYQSLMDTIKKRHNLPVIAVFATHSHSDRAGDLSFYNNKGIKTYATAKTNELLKKEGKATSTEIIKTGKTYRIGGEEFIVDFLGEGHTADNVVVWFPKYNILDGGCLVKSRTATDLGYTGEANVAAWPQTMAKLKSKYSQATLIIPGHDEWKGGGHVEHTQKLLDKK, via the coding sequence ATGAAAAAAAGCATTCCGTTTTTTATTATTTCGATGCTGCTAAGTACTTTTGCCAGCGCTCAGGTAAGAGACTTTGTCATTGAACCGCAGATCAAACCCAATTTTTATATTTATAAAACATTTGGTGTTTTCGGAGGCAAGGAATATTCCACCAATGCAGTGTATCTTATTACCAAAAAAGGCGTTGTATTATTTGATGTTCCATGGCAGAAAACACAGTATCAAAGTCTGATGGATACTATTAAAAAACGCCACAATCTACCTGTCATTGCTGTATTTGCTACGCATTCCCATTCTGACAGAGCCGGAGATCTAAGCTTTTATAACAATAAAGGAATTAAAACCTATGCAACGGCAAAGACCAATGAGCTGCTGAAGAAAGAAGGAAAAGCTACTTCTACAGAAATTATAAAAACAGGAAAAACGTACCGTATAGGTGGAGAAGAATTTATTGTTGATTTTCTGGGGGAAGGACACACAGCAGATAATGTAGTGGTATGGTTCCCAAAATATAACATCCTGGATGGCGGATGTCTTGTAAAAAGCAGAACGGCAACAGATCTGGGATATACCGGAGAAGCCAATGTTGCTGCATGGCCACAGACTATGGCAAAACTGAAATCCAAATATTCACAGGCAACCCTTATTATTCCGGGACATGACGAATGGAAAGGAGGCGGCCACGTAGAACATACACAGAAACTTCTGGATAAAAAATAG
- a CDS encoding helix-turn-helix transcriptional regulator, which yields MSYTDMQNKKIHQGRNIKRFREMLGIKQEALAFELGDDWNQKKISLLEQKETVESDILAQVAQILKVPAEAIENFDEESAINIIANTFHDSAVANTFTDGGQANFHCTFNPLDKMVELYERMLEQQKEMIEKLERLIEKR from the coding sequence ATGAGTTACACAGATATGCAAAATAAGAAAATACATCAGGGTAGAAATATAAAGCGTTTCCGCGAAATGCTGGGGATCAAACAGGAAGCATTAGCTTTTGAACTGGGCGATGACTGGAACCAAAAGAAAATCTCCCTTTTAGAGCAAAAAGAAACCGTAGAATCTGATATTCTGGCGCAGGTAGCACAAATCCTCAAAGTTCCTGCAGAAGCGATTGAGAATTTTGATGAGGAATCAGCAATCAATATTATAGCCAATACTTTCCACGATAGCGCTGTTGCAAATACTTTTACTGACGGTGGACAAGCAAATTTCCATTGTACTTTTAATCCTCTTGATAAAATGGTAGAGCTTTATGAGCGTATGCTGGAGCAGCAGAAGGAGATGATTGAGAAGTTGGAGAGGTTGATTGAGAAAAGATAA
- a CDS encoding SRPBCC domain-containing protein → MELKTKIQAEDGKQEIFITREFDLPIELLFKAYTEAELFEQWMGTKVTKFENKQHGSYRFETLNPQGGVVFSANGTIHDIVQNEKIIRTFQMENTPFPVQIEFLEFEKLTDTTSKITIQTVYKSVDFRDQHLKMPFAKGINMAHNRLQEIVGSR, encoded by the coding sequence ATGGAACTCAAAACAAAAATCCAAGCTGAAGACGGCAAACAGGAAATTTTCATTACCAGAGAATTTGATCTTCCCATAGAACTCCTTTTCAAAGCCTATACAGAAGCTGAACTTTTCGAGCAATGGATGGGAACCAAAGTCACCAAATTCGAAAACAAACAACACGGAAGTTACCGTTTCGAAACCTTAAATCCTCAAGGCGGTGTAGTTTTCAGTGCCAACGGAACCATTCATGATATTGTTCAGAATGAGAAAATCATAAGAACTTTTCAAATGGAAAATACACCTTTTCCGGTTCAGATCGAGTTTTTAGAATTTGAAAAGCTAACAGATACAACGAGTAAAATTACCATTCAAACTGTATATAAATCGGTAGATTTCAGAGACCAACATCTGAAAATGCCTTTTGCAAAGGGTATTAATATGGCACATAATCGTTTACAGGAAATAGTAGGTAGCAGATAG
- a CDS encoding phosphotransferase enzyme family protein codes for MEPVFPTIYSTLCSTALSSLITEKYGLENVQCHFLVRGVGDTYRVECSEACFILRVYRSSHRSLSQIEEEVGLLLALKEAQVSVSYPIADAYGQTILKINAPEGERHAVLFSYAPGQSSGQLNTKQLRALGNEMARFHNVSSSIQLGNTRWNFDLETTLFQPLKKLEFVFSENQEDYFWLQKKIDQLKDKFSQIDTSSFSKGYCHFDFLPKNFHFENDSVTLFDFDFMGYGWLVNDIMTFWQHLALHAFVGKMTPEEVQDAYHTFLGGYREHRFISDQELAVVPYLTFGFWLFYMNFHTTHDQFYAFSQTSQLKAYIGILKNVAEKYWDKEDKL; via the coding sequence ATGGAACCTGTTTTCCCGACGATTTATTCAACACTTTGCTCTACTGCGTTATCATCACTGATTACGGAAAAGTATGGACTGGAAAATGTTCAGTGCCATTTTTTAGTTCGTGGAGTAGGTGATACCTACCGTGTGGAGTGTTCAGAAGCCTGTTTTATACTTAGGGTTTATCGTTCTTCCCACCGGAGCTTATCACAGATAGAGGAAGAAGTAGGCTTGCTGCTGGCATTGAAAGAAGCACAGGTGTCTGTATCTTATCCCATTGCTGATGCTTACGGGCAGACTATTCTGAAGATCAATGCTCCGGAAGGGGAAAGGCATGCTGTATTATTCTCTTACGCTCCAGGGCAGTCATCCGGGCAATTGAATACAAAACAGCTTCGTGCATTAGGAAATGAAATGGCCCGTTTTCATAATGTATCATCATCTATCCAATTAGGAAATACAAGATGGAATTTTGATCTGGAAACCACTTTATTTCAACCATTGAAAAAGCTGGAGTTTGTTTTTTCGGAAAATCAGGAAGATTATTTTTGGCTGCAGAAGAAGATTGATCAGCTAAAAGATAAATTCTCACAGATTGATACTTCTTCATTTTCAAAAGGATATTGTCATTTTGACTTTTTGCCTAAAAATTTTCATTTTGAAAATGATTCAGTTACACTTTTCGATTTTGATTTTATGGGGTATGGCTGGCTGGTGAATGATATAATGACCTTTTGGCAGCATCTGGCCTTACATGCATTTGTGGGTAAGATGACGCCTGAAGAAGTACAGGATGCTTACCACACTTTTTTAGGCGGCTATCGGGAACACCGCTTTATCAGTGATCAGGAACTTGCTGTGGTCCCTTACCTGACTTTCGGATTTTGGCTTTTTTATATGAATTTTCATACCACACATGATCAGTTTTACGCATTTAGCCAAACTTCACAGCTTAAAGCATACATTGGGATTCTAAAGAATGTAGCAGAGAAATATTGGGACAAGGAAGATAAACTATAA
- a CDS encoding SymE family type I addiction module toxin codes for MKRKRRMSQNKYNELLNRNLTVSLKSFSRAYGKIVYFPEIRIAGKWVEQCGFQAGDKILVTVSRNQIILEREVDYEG; via the coding sequence ATGAAAAGAAAAAGAAGAATGAGCCAGAACAAATATAATGAACTGCTCAATCGGAACCTTACGGTTTCCCTCAAATCGTTTTCAAGAGCATATGGCAAAATAGTGTACTTCCCGGAAATAAGAATTGCAGGGAAGTGGGTAGAGCAATGTGGTTTTCAGGCAGGAGATAAAATACTGGTTACGGTGAGCAGAAACCAGATTATCCTGGAAAGGGAAGTAGATTATGAGGGATAA
- a CDS encoding DUF6265 family protein has product MKTKLILAMIGVSIAASWTQQQSEIKKIEWLLGTWEAKTSKGSLYETWTRKSDTELQGKSYYLKQKDTILFESVRLVEKDKKLHYMVSVKGQHNEQPVDFVSTSTSMPHALIFENKENDFPQIITYKKIRKDSLFAEISGMMNGKMARQAFPMKKIQ; this is encoded by the coding sequence ATGAAAACAAAATTAATCCTTGCAATGATCGGTGTATCCATTGCAGCCAGCTGGACACAACAACAAAGTGAAATTAAAAAAATTGAATGGCTTCTCGGAACCTGGGAAGCAAAAACCTCCAAAGGAAGCCTCTACGAAACCTGGACCCGAAAAAGTGATACCGAACTTCAAGGAAAAAGTTATTATCTGAAACAAAAAGACACCATCCTTTTTGAATCTGTCCGCTTGGTAGAAAAAGATAAAAAACTGCACTATATGGTATCTGTAAAAGGTCAGCATAATGAACAGCCTGTTGATTTTGTATCAACTTCTACGTCCATGCCCCATGCACTTATATTTGAGAATAAAGAGAATGACTTTCCCCAAATAATTACTTACAAAAAGATCCGCAAAGATTCTTTATTTGCTGAAATCTCAGGAATGATGAACGGAAAAATGGCCAGACAGGCATTCCCTATGAAGAAGATACAGTAA
- a CDS encoding metal-dependent transcriptional regulator encodes MRTTLTEENYLKALFHLVDNEGKVTINELSKFLNVKMPSVNNMMKKFADKKWVIYETYKPLIVTENGRREAALVVRKHRLTEMFLVKKMNFGWENVHEIAEQLEHVHSQVFFDKMDEILDYPKFDPHGEPIPDKDGNIISQDLQKLSSCEPGEDVVFASVTLSDDAFLNYLNDRKLLLNTKVKVLKVENFDKSMAIEIDGKTEILSKKATEKILVKK; translated from the coding sequence TTGAGAACAACCCTAACAGAAGAAAATTACCTGAAAGCTTTGTTTCACTTAGTTGACAATGAAGGAAAGGTTACGATTAACGAACTCAGCAAATTTTTGAATGTAAAAATGCCGAGTGTTAATAATATGATGAAGAAGTTTGCAGACAAAAAGTGGGTCATCTATGAAACCTACAAACCCTTAATCGTTACAGAAAATGGGAGAAGGGAAGCTGCATTGGTAGTCCGTAAACACCGATTAACCGAAATGTTTCTGGTTAAGAAAATGAATTTTGGCTGGGAAAATGTCCATGAAATTGCAGAACAGCTGGAGCATGTACATTCTCAGGTTTTTTTCGACAAAATGGATGAAATTTTGGACTATCCTAAATTTGATCCACACGGCGAACCTATTCCTGATAAAGACGGAAATATTATTTCCCAGGACCTTCAGAAACTGAGCAGCTGTGAACCTGGTGAAGATGTAGTCTTCGCTTCAGTAACTCTTTCTGATGATGCCTTTTTAAATTATCTGAACGATAGAAAGCTTCTCCTTAACACGAAAGTAAAAGTCCTTAAGGTTGAGAACTTTGATAAATCGATGGCTATAGAAATCGATGGTAAGACAGAAATTTTAAGTAAGAAAGCAACTGAAAAAATATTGGTTAAGAAGTAG
- a CDS encoding DUF4256 domain-containing protein codes for MKKKTLTPEQSESFLKVLKTRFENNMSRHKNFSWEKIQPKLEAAPEKLWSLNEMEETEGEPDVIHYDKKTDEYIFFDCSPESPKRRSLCYDHQAWNSRKANKPESNVIDKAAEMGIELLTEEQYRELQELGKFDLKTSSWIQTPKHIRELGGAIFCDRRYNTVFMYHNGADSYYAARGFRGSLKV; via the coding sequence ATGAAAAAGAAAACATTAACTCCTGAACAAAGCGAAAGTTTTTTAAAAGTACTTAAAACCCGCTTTGAGAATAATATGAGCCGCCATAAAAACTTCAGTTGGGAAAAGATCCAACCAAAACTGGAAGCAGCACCCGAAAAACTATGGTCGCTGAACGAAATGGAAGAAACGGAAGGCGAACCCGATGTAATACACTACGATAAAAAAACAGACGAATACATCTTCTTCGACTGTTCTCCGGAAAGCCCGAAACGCAGAAGCCTCTGCTATGATCATCAAGCCTGGAATTCCAGAAAAGCCAATAAACCGGAAAGCAACGTCATCGATAAAGCTGCTGAAATGGGTATTGAACTTCTAACCGAAGAGCAATACCGTGAACTTCAGGAATTGGGGAAATTTGATCTTAAAACCTCAAGCTGGATACAAACACCTAAGCACATCCGCGAACTGGGAGGCGCTATTTTCTGTGACCGCCGTTACAATACTGTTTTCATGTACCATAATGGAGCAGATTCTTATTATGCGGCGAGAGGGTTTAGAGGAAGTCTAAAGGTTTAA
- a CDS encoding recombinase family protein gives MNICEKINHAGASFQSLSESWADSSSPGGKMILTIFAGIAEFERELIIERTSAGRKLAQKNGVEFGRPSKFSPEQIDAVKTLINSGSPVKQVAETFKVHSATIYRILQKLDRNNIEA, from the coding sequence TTGAATATCTGCGAAAAAATTAATCATGCAGGTGCTTCTTTCCAATCCCTGTCGGAGTCTTGGGCTGATTCCTCCAGTCCCGGAGGAAAAATGATTTTGACCATATTTGCAGGAATAGCAGAGTTTGAAAGAGAACTGATTATTGAAAGAACTTCAGCAGGCAGAAAGCTTGCACAGAAAAATGGAGTTGAATTTGGAAGACCCAGTAAATTTAGTCCGGAACAGATAGATGCTGTTAAAACCCTTATTAATAGCGGAAGTCCTGTTAAGCAGGTAGCTGAAACATTTAAAGTCCATTCTGCTACAATTTATAGAATTCTCCAGAAATTAGATAGAAATAACATTGAAGCTTAA
- a CDS encoding DoxX family protein, with product MNTPQQSQKRTKIIYWIFTLWMALGMVSTAIVQLLKSKDELLNFTNLGYPSYLMTIIGVWKILGVIAILIPKRLLLKEWAYAGFFFVMSGAVISHLIVSDPAGRTFPAVLLFVLVLISWYFRPADRKITIID from the coding sequence ATGAACACCCCTCAACAATCACAAAAAAGAACAAAGATTATTTATTGGATATTTACCCTATGGATGGCTCTGGGAATGGTTTCCACCGCCATTGTCCAACTGCTGAAAAGTAAAGATGAATTGCTCAATTTTACCAATCTCGGCTATCCTTCTTATCTGATGACCATCATTGGAGTTTGGAAAATCCTGGGCGTTATTGCCATATTGATCCCGAAACGTCTTTTATTAAAAGAATGGGCATATGCCGGCTTTTTCTTCGTCATGTCAGGAGCTGTAATTTCCCATCTGATTGTGAGTGACCCAGCAGGAAGAACTTTTCCCGCAGTATTATTATTTGTGCTGGTTCTTATTTCCTGGTATTTCAGACCTGCAGATAGAAAAATCACTATTATTGATTAA
- a CDS encoding ArsR/SmtB family transcription factor, whose product MNLRRDVFQAIADPTRRSILMLVAAQSMTAGAIASNFDTARPTVSKHLQILTECELLRSEQNGREVIYHLNPNKMKEIADFIEPFRKMWDEKFNKLESVMKAYQNLKKG is encoded by the coding sequence ATGAATTTAAGGAGAGATGTTTTTCAGGCAATTGCAGATCCTACGAGACGATCTATATTGATGTTGGTGGCGGCACAGTCGATGACAGCGGGAGCTATAGCCTCCAACTTTGATACGGCAAGACCTACCGTTTCAAAGCATCTCCAGATCCTCACCGAATGTGAACTGCTGAGATCTGAACAAAATGGCAGAGAAGTTATCTATCACCTCAATCCCAATAAAATGAAAGAAATAGCAGATTTTATAGAGCCATTCCGCAAAATGTGGGACGAAAAGTTCAACAAGCTGGAAAGTGTGATGAAAGCGTATCAGAACTTGAAAAAAGGATAA
- a CDS encoding O-methyltransferase — protein sequence MSTVLKTFVAYLKRPALYPELGRKIIKNTINRRSPFKGKAKTNSWAASIAVSQKEAVSRLFSMDTDHFREIYADTLKEANLKEKECPITMGGPGALELIYYACEFTKAQNVLETGVAYGWSSLAILLSIKKRNGTLYSSDMPYLAQDGDRYVGYIVPENLKKFWKLFRFADRESLPKIFKKVSFFDVFHYDSDKSYYGRMWAYHQIYKRLKPGAVFISDDIGDNSAYQDFCHKKKIKTSVVQYCGKYIGVFIKQ from the coding sequence ATGTCAACAGTTCTCAAAACATTTGTAGCTTATCTTAAAAGACCTGCTCTTTATCCCGAACTGGGCAGAAAAATTATTAAAAACACAATCAACAGAAGAAGCCCGTTCAAAGGAAAAGCAAAAACAAATTCCTGGGCTGCTTCCATAGCGGTATCCCAAAAAGAGGCCGTTTCCAGGCTTTTCTCCATGGATACTGATCATTTCAGAGAGATATATGCTGATACGCTGAAAGAAGCAAACTTAAAAGAAAAAGAATGCCCTATCACAATGGGCGGGCCTGGTGCCCTGGAGCTTATTTATTATGCGTGTGAATTTACCAAAGCACAAAACGTTCTTGAAACAGGAGTGGCTTATGGATGGTCTTCTTTAGCCATACTGCTTTCAATAAAAAAAAGAAATGGCACGCTATATAGCTCAGATATGCCTTATCTTGCTCAGGATGGAGATCGCTATGTAGGCTATATTGTTCCTGAAAACCTCAAAAAGTTTTGGAAGTTATTTCGTTTTGCAGATAGAGAATCTTTGCCTAAAATCTTTAAAAAAGTATCTTTTTTTGATGTTTTCCACTACGATTCTGATAAAAGTTACTACGGAAGAATGTGGGCTTATCATCAAATTTATAAAAGATTGAAACCCGGTGCCGTATTTATCAGTGATGATATTGGCGACAATTCTGCATATCAGGATTTTTGTCATAAAAAAAAGATTAAAACTTCTGTTGTACAATACTGTGGAAAATACATCGGAGTTTTTATAAAACAATAA
- a CDS encoding threonine aldolase family protein, with amino-acid sequence MKFSFKNDYSEGCHPNILQALTKTNFEQQAGYGEDKYSLQAKTLIKEKIKKPDSEVYLVSGGTQANLIVISAILRPYQCVISAAPGHILNNETGAIEATGHKVLSIETEDGKLRPEHILPVLEGHSNVPHQVMPKMVYISNSTELGTIYLAEELEDLSDFCKQHQLYLFMDGARLGHGLTAETSDLTIEKVAELTDIFYLGGTKNGALIGEAIVINNPCLQEYFAFNIKQKGALLAKGRLLGIQFLELMKDDLYFDLAKHANQQAMKMKKAMQGKGVKFLSDTYTNQIFPILSNGLIQILSEYFDFFVWKKIDENFSAIRLITSWSTGDEAVTRFIEVIEREL; translated from the coding sequence ATGAAATTTTCATTCAAAAACGACTATTCAGAGGGCTGTCACCCGAATATTCTACAAGCACTTACAAAGACTAATTTTGAACAGCAGGCCGGATATGGAGAGGATAAATATTCTTTGCAGGCAAAAACACTGATCAAAGAGAAAATTAAAAAGCCTGATTCTGAAGTTTATCTGGTCTCGGGAGGAACACAGGCAAATCTGATTGTGATATCTGCAATTTTAAGACCTTACCAATGTGTAATATCTGCAGCACCAGGGCATATTTTAAATAATGAAACTGGGGCCATTGAAGCCACCGGACATAAGGTATTAAGTATAGAAACTGAAGATGGAAAGCTAAGACCGGAACATATCCTTCCTGTTTTGGAGGGCCATAGCAATGTTCCGCATCAGGTAATGCCAAAAATGGTGTATATCTCCAATTCTACAGAACTGGGTACCATCTACCTGGCAGAAGAGCTTGAAGATCTGTCTGATTTTTGCAAACAGCATCAATTGTATCTGTTTATGGACGGGGCGAGATTGGGACACGGGCTGACGGCAGAAACAAGCGATCTTACTATTGAAAAAGTGGCTGAACTCACAGATATATTCTACCTGGGAGGTACTAAAAACGGAGCTTTAATAGGAGAGGCTATTGTGATTAACAATCCATGTCTTCAGGAATATTTTGCCTTTAATATCAAACAGAAAGGAGCTTTACTTGCCAAAGGAAGGCTTCTGGGGATTCAATTCCTTGAGCTGATGAAAGACGATCTGTATTTTGATCTGGCAAAACACGCCAACCAGCAGGCTATGAAAATGAAAAAGGCAATGCAGGGAAAAGGTGTGAAGTTTCTTTCAGATACTTATACTAACCAGATTTTCCCAATTTTAAGCAATGGTCTTATCCAAATTTTATCAGAATATTTTGATTTTTTTGTCTGGAAAAAGATTGATGAAAACTTTTCAGCAATTCGTCTTATTACTTCCTGGAGTACGGGCGATGAAGCGGTAACCCGTTTTATTGAAGTCATTGAAAGAGAATTGTAA
- a CDS encoding YdeI/OmpD-associated family protein, with translation MNPKVNFFFNDAKQWQKEFEKLRTIALSTELAEDLKWGCPCYTYEGKNIFLIHGFKEYCAILFFKGALMKDPDQILIQQSENVQAARQVRFTDVEQINDLEEVLRSYMFQAVEIEESGAKVEMKKTKEFEIAEEFQSKLDQNPSLEKAFKALTPGRQRAYLLHFSSAKQSKTREARIEKCIPQIMDGIGLND, from the coding sequence ATGAATCCAAAAGTTAATTTTTTCTTTAATGATGCCAAGCAATGGCAAAAAGAGTTTGAAAAATTAAGAACAATTGCCTTAAGCACTGAGCTTGCAGAAGATTTAAAATGGGGATGTCCCTGCTATACCTATGAAGGGAAAAATATTTTCCTGATCCACGGTTTTAAAGAATATTGTGCAATTCTCTTCTTTAAAGGAGCTTTGATGAAAGATCCTGATCAGATTTTGATTCAGCAATCTGAAAATGTACAGGCTGCAAGACAGGTTCGTTTTACTGATGTAGAGCAAATCAATGATCTGGAGGAAGTTCTTCGATCTTATATGTTTCAAGCCGTTGAAATTGAAGAATCAGGCGCTAAAGTTGAAATGAAGAAAACAAAAGAATTTGAAATAGCTGAAGAGTTTCAAAGTAAACTGGATCAGAATCCTTCATTAGAAAAAGCTTTCAAAGCTTTAACGCCAGGAAGACAGAGAGCCTACCTACTCCACTTTTCATCTGCCAAGCAGTCTAAAACCCGTGAAGCCCGCATTGAAAAATGCATTCCACAAATAATGGACGGAATAGGATTAAACGACTAA
- a CDS encoding DUF6705 family protein produces MKKILFIIIITLSKVINAQTVSLEFMAQCRADPSVCVENVEYVKDINNLLNKYVGTWKGTFDGKNYEFNFIKKENVERGSSGIRWDRLIGRVKITDQNGIVEYDNFNKPDSEANLGDNFYKDLTVYLTIFSGAKVGCIDYGYLNLRIKPETPNNMTISFVPDNDIVKQDCTNFQTTIPTSVKINLTKQ; encoded by the coding sequence ATGAAAAAAATACTTTTTATTATAATAATTACACTGTCGAAAGTAATAAATGCCCAGACAGTATCTTTGGAATTTATGGCGCAATGTAGAGCTGATCCATCAGTTTGTGTTGAAAATGTTGAATATGTTAAAGATATTAATAATCTTTTAAACAAATACGTTGGAACATGGAAGGGAACATTTGATGGTAAGAATTATGAATTTAATTTTATTAAAAAAGAAAATGTTGAACGTGGATCTTCAGGTATTAGATGGGATAGATTAATAGGAAGAGTTAAAATTACAGACCAGAATGGGATAGTGGAATACGATAATTTTAATAAACCAGATAGCGAAGCTAATCTAGGTGATAACTTTTATAAAGATTTGACCGTATACCTAACAATATTTTCAGGGGCTAAAGTAGGATGTATTGATTACGGATATCTTAATTTACGGATAAAACCTGAAACACCAAACAATATGACAATTTCTTTTGTACCGGATAATGATATAGTAAAACAGGATTGTACTAATTTTCAAACGACAATACCAACGAGTGTAAAAATTAATTTAACAAAACAATAA
- a CDS encoding DUF6705 family protein gives MKKILFIMIMAYSGIFNAQMVSLELMSQCRFNPTVCPENYNYVKDVNNLLNKYVGTWKGSLEGKNYEFNFIKKENFQSEYTDVKWDMLIGRVKIIDQNSTVEFDNFSKSDNDANWGIYFQPDLKAYLVTFSGEKSGCIDYGNLYLRIKPETPDQMSIYFLPAMDIVQKDCSNFQTTMPTKKTINLLKQ, from the coding sequence ATGAAAAAAATACTTTTTATCATGATAATGGCATATTCAGGAATATTCAATGCACAAATGGTATCCCTCGAATTAATGTCGCAATGCCGTTTTAATCCAACAGTTTGCCCAGAAAACTACAATTATGTAAAAGATGTAAATAATCTGCTTAATAAATATGTAGGAACCTGGAAGGGATCTTTAGAAGGGAAAAATTATGAATTTAATTTTATAAAAAAAGAAAATTTCCAAAGTGAATATACAGATGTTAAATGGGATATGTTGATAGGACGAGTTAAAATAATTGATCAGAATAGTACTGTAGAATTTGATAATTTCAGTAAGTCAGATAATGACGCAAATTGGGGAATTTATTTTCAACCAGATCTTAAAGCATATTTAGTCACCTTTTCAGGTGAAAAATCAGGATGCATAGACTATGGAAATCTATATTTACGAATAAAGCCAGAAACACCTGATCAAATGTCAATTTATTTTTTGCCAGCTATGGATATAGTACAAAAGGATTGCAGCAATTTCCAAACGACCATGCCTACTAAAAAAACAATAAACTTATTAAAACAATAA
- a CDS encoding helix-turn-helix domain-containing protein, with translation MDYQTFQPQPDLASIIKCYWTLDSPREAVPQVQTIVPDGCMEMIIHYGDLYHQYIDGKPVLQPRSCVFGQLTEPLKIEPTGITGIFSVRFHHDGFIPFATIPIKEMDDQAIPLEKLFGIQGAELEENVLKASTVQEKINIVETFLLKRLNTETIDRIVQSTVDFLLNVDGRISVNELSRQTNINRRQLERKFSSAIGLSPKQLSKTIRLQTTIKHLLNKEYASLTALAYESEYYDQAHFIKDFKEFTGFTPKEFYGDTLQMSLLFYRKDS, from the coding sequence ATGGATTATCAAACCTTCCAGCCACAGCCGGATCTGGCTTCTATCATAAAATGCTACTGGACTCTGGACAGCCCCAGAGAAGCCGTTCCGCAGGTACAAACCATTGTTCCGGATGGCTGCATGGAAATGATCATTCATTATGGTGACCTTTATCATCAATATATTGATGGGAAACCAGTTCTACAGCCTAGAAGCTGTGTTTTTGGACAGTTGACCGAACCCTTGAAAATAGAGCCCACAGGTATTACCGGTATTTTCTCTGTTCGCTTTCATCATGATGGGTTCATTCCATTTGCTACAATTCCTATTAAAGAAATGGATGATCAGGCCATTCCGCTGGAAAAACTCTTCGGAATACAGGGCGCTGAATTAGAAGAAAACGTATTGAAAGCTTCAACAGTACAGGAAAAAATAAATATTGTAGAAACGTTTCTACTGAAAAGACTTAATACAGAAACCATTGACAGAATTGTACAATCTACCGTGGATTTTCTTTTGAATGTCGACGGAAGAATATCAGTCAATGAACTTTCAAGACAGACCAATATCAACAGAAGACAACTGGAACGTAAGTTTTCTTCAGCTATTGGATTGAGTCCGAAACAGCTCTCAAAAACCATCCGGCTTCAAACGACAATCAAACATCTTCTCAATAAAGAATATGCCAGTCTTACAGCACTCGCCTACGAATCCGAATATTACGATCAGGCTCATTTCATCAAAGATTTTAAGGAGTTTACAGGATTTACCCCCAAAGAATTTTACGGAGATACGCTGCAAATGTCTCTTCTATTCTACAGAAAAGATTCCTGA